From the genome of Silurus meridionalis isolate SWU-2019-XX chromosome 12, ASM1480568v1, whole genome shotgun sequence, one region includes:
- the ckmb gene encoding creatine kinase, muscle b, with translation MTKNCHNDYKMKFPMLEEYPDLSQHNNHMAKVLNKEIYDKLRGKSTPSGFTLDDCIQTGVDNPGHPFIMTVGCVAGDEESYEVFKDLFDPIISDRHGGYKPTDKHHTDLNWENLKGGDDLDPNYVLSSRVRTGRSIKGYTLPPHNSRGERRAVEKLSIEALTSLDGEFKGKYYPLKDMTDHEQEQLIADHFLFDKPVSPLLLAAGMARDWPDARGIWHNDNKTFLVWVNEEDHLRVISMQKGGNMKEVFKRFCVGLQRIEEIFKKHNHGFMWNEHLGFILTCPSNLGTGLRGGVHVKLPKLSTHAKFEEILTRLRLQKRGTGGVDTASVGGVFDISNADRLGSSEVQQVQLVVDGVKLMVEMEKKLEKGESIDDMIPAQK, from the exons ATGACTAAGAACTGCCACAATGACTACAAGATGAAGTTTCCTATGTTGGAGGAGTACCCTGACCTCTCCCAGCACAACAACCATATGGCCAAGGTACTGAACAAGGAGATTTATGACAAGCTGAGAGGAAAGTCTACCCCAAGTGGCTTCACCCTTGATGACTGCATCCAGACTGGTGTGGACAACCCTG GTCATCCTTTTATTATGACCGTCGGTTGTGTTGCTGGTGATGAGGAGTCCTATGAGGTCTTCAAAGATCTGTTTGACCCTATCATTTCTGACCGTCATGGTGGCTACAAGCCCACTGACAAGCACCACACTGATCTGAACTGGGAGAACCTGAAG GGTGGTGATGATCTTGACCCCAACTACGTGCTGAGCAGCCGTGTACGTACTGGCCGCAGCATCAAGGGTTACACCCTGCCCCCCCACAACAGCCGTGGTGAGCGTAGAGCTGTGGAGAAGCTGTCCATTGAGG CTTTGACCAGCCTGGATGGTGAGTTCAAGGGCAAATACTACCCCCTGAAGGACATGACTGATCATGAGCAGGAACAGCTGATTGCTGACCACTTCCTGTTTGACAAGCCTGTATCTCCACTGCTGCTGGCTGCCGGTATGGCTCGTGACTGGCCTGATGCAAGAGGCATCTGGCACAATGACAACAAGACCTTCCTGGTCTGGGTAAATGAAGAGGACCATCTGCGTGTCATTTCCATGCAGAAGGGTGGCAACATGAAGGAGGTCTTCAAAAGGTTCTGCGTTGGTCTGCAGAGA ATTGAGGAGATCTTCAAGAAGCACAACCATGGATTCATGTGGAACGAACATCTTGGTTTCATCCTGACCTGCCCCTCTAACCTGGGTACTGGTCTGCGTGGTGGTGTGCACGTCAAGCTGCCCAAGCTCAGCACACATGCCAAATTTGAGGAGATTCTGACCAGACTCCGTCTGCAGAAACGTGGCACAG GTGGTGTGGACACCGCTTCCGTCGGTGGAGTGTTCGACATCTCCAATGCTGACCGTCTGGGTTCATCTGAAGTGCAGCAGGTACAGCTGGTGGTTGATGGTGTGAAGCTCATGgttgagatggagaagaagctGGAGAAGGGCGAGTCCATCGATGACATGATCCCTGCCCAGAAGTAA